In Flavobacterium enshiense, the genomic stretch CATCATTAACCAATACCAATCTGACCATCCCTCACCCATTTGTTCAGAACCATTCAAACAGTTACCAGACAATCTTGCTGAAATTCCGTGACCATATTCGTGAGCAATGATTCCATTATCCAGATCTCCGTCAGAATTAACAAATCCAGGTGCGGGAGCAGACATTGTACCTGTTGTAGTTGCTGTCAAAGCAGCGATGATTTTTTCTCCATCTTCCTTACTAATACTTACTGCCGGAATTGTAATAGTGCCATCTGCACCACCCATGGAAATATTCCCATCAACATTGTTAACTATTAATACAGCTATTGCTCCGGCTAGTTGAGCGCGTTTAACCTTTGCAATAAACTCACAGTCACCTCTTCTGATAACCGCAATCTTACCACTTAAAGCAGCAGCATTAACAGGCGCTGTACAAGCATCTGAAGTGTCAGGCGTACCATCATTATACAATACTAATGTACCGCTTAAACCTGCCGGAGCAATCGGTAATCCCACATGTCCCGGATTGAAGTTATTGTCAACAATAGCATATGCTCCAGCAGCAGCAGATGGTGCATTAATAGTCAAAGTTGTCGTCGGTGCAACATTCCATAAATACATTTGCATTCTTGGCTTCTGACCTTCCGCTGGTGTAGAAAAGTTTGCATTATTTAAGTTTGGTGGTGATGCTTGAGAACCATCCTGTGCCTCTGCATTAACAGCGTCGTTCCCTGTTCCTCCACGACCATAATTGGCCATTTGGAAATTTTTATTTCTCTCATCAAAACCATACTGATACCATAAGTCGTGCATGATATTATTCATGTAGAATAAATTCGTAAGAGCCGCAGGCATATAAGTAAAAGCCTCTACCGTAGTTCCAGGATAAGGAAAATCAAAAGTAAGATTAGGGAAAGTTCCTGTTCCGGTAGGTTGAGACCCTACTGTGTTAGACCCATAAACATCATCGTATGCATTGACATTGTTTCCCTGAGTCCTAGTAAACTGGTTTGAGGAGTCGCCAGTACCTCCAATAGTAGTCACAGTACTGTGCCATCCATTAGGCGAAGCGTTGGCAGTCTCAGGATTTGTAACAAGTTGTCTCGAAGTATGGTTTGGACTTTCAAAATTCCATGGAATAACTCGGTAATTTGTTGTTCCTGGGGTCAATGCAGCTGAACTGTTTTTAAAGAAAGTTTCTGTAAATTTATTAGAATAATGAGCATGTCCTACATGATTACCACTGAAATTACAAGTCAACACCATGTCATTTTTCTCTAAAAGTTTGCCAGTTAAAGCATCAACTTTCAAATTCCATAAATGTTGCAAGTCCTGAGAATAAAACTCATAATCCCAAGCTAATTTCAACGTATTTTCATCCGTTTTGAAATAAACCAACTCTGCAGTGATTGGGTAGTCTGCAAGCGCCCCATTACTTAATTTGTATTCATACTGCGACTTTTCAAGAATTTGAACAGAAGTTAATTTAGTTTCATTGAGTTGCGGCAGAATATTTAACAATGCAGCCTGCACCTCAAATACCGGAACAGAAGCATTAACTTTTCTTTTTATGTTAGGAATAAAATCTTCTCCTCCTTTAAAAACCTGGCCATTTTTAATCAAGAAATTGGAATCCGAATTATAAACCTCGATCCCGTTGCAACGCTGCTTAACGTGATAATTGTTTATTCCCGTCGTTTCGGAACTAAATTCATTAACTATAACCAAATCAGAAACATCCTCCGTCAGTAATGAAGATTTAGCAGTGTTTTTATTTGCATACGCTTTAATTTTATCCAAAGGATTTTGAGAAAACCCAAAAAGCGAAGCTAACAAAAACACCCCGATAGTAATTTTTTTCATAGCTTTTTAATTAAATTTTTTGTAGTTAAGTTCCACAAAATTAAATAATTAATTCCGTATTTTAAAAAAAATAAAATATTTAACTAATTCCCTTGATTATTTTAAATAACTGCAAAGCCTTTCCATCGGTAAGCATCGAAACAAAATGGCAAATATGCATCAGTCGTTCATACAAACTCATTTTTTCGGTTACAAATTTTTCAGGTAACAACTTCAGTATCAATTCATCATAATTACTGGACTTCCCTTCAAATTTATTATTATAGGCCGATGAAAATTTATCCAAAAGTGTATTGATAACCTGATAGCCGACCACTTCTTTTTCAACCACTTCCCT encodes the following:
- a CDS encoding T9SS-dependent M36 family metallopeptidase, which translates into the protein MKKITIGVFLLASLFGFSQNPLDKIKAYANKNTAKSSLLTEDVSDLVIVNEFSSETTGINNYHVKQRCNGIEVYNSDSNFLIKNGQVFKGGEDFIPNIKRKVNASVPVFEVQAALLNILPQLNETKLTSVQILEKSQYEYKLSNGALADYPITAELVYFKTDENTLKLAWDYEFYSQDLQHLWNLKVDALTGKLLEKNDMVLTCNFSGNHVGHAHYSNKFTETFFKNSSAALTPGTTNYRVIPWNFESPNHTSRQLVTNPETANASPNGWHSTVTTIGGTGDSSNQFTRTQGNNVNAYDDVYGSNTVGSQPTGTGTFPNLTFDFPYPGTTVEAFTYMPAALTNLFYMNNIMHDLWYQYGFDERNKNFQMANYGRGGTGNDAVNAEAQDGSQASPPNLNNANFSTPAEGQKPRMQMYLWNVAPTTTLTINAPSAAAGAYAIVDNNFNPGHVGLPIAPAGLSGTLVLYNDGTPDTSDACTAPVNAAALSGKIAVIRRGDCEFIAKVKRAQLAGAIAVLIVNNVDGNISMGGADGTITIPAVSISKEDGEKIIAALTATTTGTMSAPAPGFVNSDGDLDNGIIAHEYGHGISARLSGNCLNGSEQMGEGWSDWYWLMMQIKPGDTRNDARGFATFAVAQPPSGPGIRPFRYSPNMSVNPLTYGDTNEMWYNDGSQDRIDVHSVGSVWCTILWDLAWNYIDKYGYDPNIYTGTGGNNKVMRLVLDAIKIDGCTPTFVTGRDALIDADQATTGGQNYCLIWQTFARRGVGLYADSGTNSGAAGIQDQIEDFTVPAPKPSCTLAVDQFQNEKSIRVYPNPTKGLVNIAISDYSGELSIQVFDLNGRKVYSQDVNNFSIEGAIQLGNLQSGIYLIKVNGENINYTQKIILN